A single region of the Gammaproteobacteria bacterium genome encodes:
- a CDS encoding single-stranded DNA-binding protein encodes MRGVNKVILVGNLGHDVEVRQMTNGNPVANIRIATNERWTRRDTGQVQEHTEWHNVVLFGRRAELAQQYLQKGSRIYVEGRLRTRSWQDREGQERRSTEVVADDMQFLDRRGGDGDYDQRRSSQPSGNAQRSNPGGADSGVMDDEVPF; translated from the coding sequence ATGCGCGGCGTAAACAAGGTAATACTGGTCGGCAACCTGGGGCACGATGTGGAAGTCCGCCAGATGACCAACGGAAACCCGGTGGCGAACATACGGATCGCCACGAACGAGCGATGGACCCGGCGGGACACCGGCCAGGTCCAGGAGCATACGGAATGGCACAACGTGGTGCTTTTCGGGCGCCGCGCCGAACTGGCGCAGCAGTACCTGCAGAAGGGATCGCGGATCTACGTCGAGGGGCGCTTGCGCACGCGCTCCTGGCAGGACCGCGAGGGACAGGAACGGCGCAGCACCGAAGTCGTGGCCGATGACATGCAGTTCCTCGACCGGCGCGGCGGCGACGGCGACTACGACCAGCGGCGCTCCTCGCAGCCGTCCGGCAACGCCCAGCGAAGCAACCCCGGAGGCGCGGACTCCGGCGTCATGGACGACGAGGTCCCCTTCTGA
- the ybeY gene encoding rRNA maturation RNase YbeY, which yields MIEVAIQDASDLVPEAELSGAGIRELVRNSLTHFAREGAVTVRLVEEAESRELNRRWRGVDRPTNVLAFPSDRELGEIGDIVICIPLVRSESGGRGATPAAHLAHLVVHGSLHLAGLDHHDPEQARAMETLESELLTQAGWPDPWAVERE from the coding sequence ATGATTGAGGTTGCGATCCAGGACGCCTCGGACCTTGTACCGGAAGCCGAGCTGTCCGGCGCGGGGATACGGGAACTGGTGCGGAACAGCCTGACGCACTTCGCGCGCGAGGGCGCGGTGACGGTGCGGCTGGTCGAGGAAGCCGAGAGCCGCGAACTGAACCGGAGGTGGCGCGGCGTCGACCGGCCCACCAACGTGCTGGCCTTTCCGTCGGACCGCGAACTGGGCGAAATCGGCGACATCGTGATCTGCATCCCGCTGGTGCGCTCGGAATCCGGCGGCCGCGGCGCCACGCCGGCCGCGCACCTGGCCCACCTCGTCGTGCACGGATCGCTGCACCTGGCGGGGCTTGACCACCACGATCCGGAGCAGGCCCGGGCGATGGAAACGCTCGAATCGGAACTGCTGACGCAGGCCGGATGGCCGGACCCCTGGGCGGTGGAGCGCGAGTGA
- a CDS encoding FAD-dependent oxidoreductase — MSVKRRQVLKGALSLSALSLSYPLLKPAAGFAAEKTTAVVIGGGLSGLNCALLLSDFGIDVILLEGSDRVGGRAHTADDVETRPEYGASEVGRSYARAIDLCSRLDIRLLPDIRSLLPMSNYVEGTWVRSGDWADSPVNRMADNERELPPLMVGMGLLSRLNPLINLDDWLSPEFAAYDISMRELFLNNGVSEAALRLAGVPLDLRVTSSLGMMQERTRTLFDANFGRTQTQAADTPFGLAATREEGEETFPVRTIEGGTSRLPEAMAAALGDRVRLGKVVAEIDMSGSDAEIRCLDGSRYSADFVVSAMPFTTLRNISVSPGFSGRQAEAVLTLGYRGTTRAWGVVEEPYWEDDGLEPSFFTDETIQTLVVLDKLPGEDTHRCSVIFTGPSAARIDQMPDDQALALIESEIARIRPSTKGRMRFVDLYGWRKNPLIQGCRHLFGPGQISRFAREMIVPHHRLHFAGEHTRRMDFGMEAALESGERAAFEILQRA, encoded by the coding sequence ATGAGTGTAAAAAGACGACAGGTCCTCAAGGGAGCGCTCTCTCTTTCCGCCCTCTCTCTTTCCTACCCGTTGCTGAAGCCCGCGGCCGGATTCGCCGCCGAAAAGACCACGGCCGTCGTGATCGGAGGCGGCCTGTCCGGGCTCAATTGCGCGCTGCTTCTTTCGGATTTCGGGATCGACGTGATCCTGCTGGAGGGGTCGGACCGCGTCGGCGGACGCGCCCACACGGCCGATGACGTGGAAACGCGCCCGGAATACGGCGCCAGCGAGGTGGGCCGTTCGTATGCGCGGGCCATCGACCTGTGCTCCCGGCTCGACATCAGGCTCCTCCCGGACATCCGCAGCCTGCTGCCGATGTCCAACTACGTGGAAGGAACCTGGGTGAGGTCCGGGGACTGGGCCGATTCCCCGGTCAACAGGATGGCCGACAACGAGCGCGAACTTCCGCCGCTCATGGTCGGCATGGGCCTGTTGTCGCGGCTGAACCCGCTGATAAACCTGGACGACTGGCTGTCCCCCGAATTCGCTGCCTACGACATCTCGATGCGCGAACTGTTCCTGAACAACGGCGTCTCGGAGGCTGCCCTGCGGCTGGCCGGGGTCCCCCTGGATCTCCGCGTGACCTCCAGCCTCGGCATGATGCAGGAGCGAACGCGGACCCTGTTCGACGCGAATTTCGGACGTACGCAGACCCAGGCCGCGGACACGCCGTTCGGTCTGGCGGCCACGCGCGAGGAAGGCGAGGAAACCTTTCCGGTCAGAACGATCGAGGGCGGCACGTCGAGACTGCCGGAAGCGATGGCCGCCGCGCTGGGCGACCGGGTCCGGCTGGGCAAGGTGGTCGCGGAAATCGACATGTCCGGGTCGGACGCGGAAATCCGCTGCCTGGACGGCAGCCGCTACAGCGCCGATTTCGTGGTCTCCGCCATGCCGTTCACGACCTTGCGCAATATCTCGGTTTCGCCGGGATTCTCGGGTCGCCAGGCCGAAGCGGTGCTGACGCTGGGCTACCGCGGCACGACGCGCGCCTGGGGGGTCGTGGAGGAACCGTACTGGGAAGACGACGGGCTGGAGCCGTCGTTTTTCACCGACGAAACCATTCAGACGCTGGTGGTGCTGGACAAGCTGCCCGGAGAGGACACGCACCGGTGTTCGGTCATTTTCACCGGCCCTTCCGCAGCGCGGATCGACCAGATGCCCGACGACCAGGCCCTCGCCCTGATCGAATCGGAAATCGCCCGGATCCGGCCCTCGACGAAGGGCAGGATGCGCTTCGTGGACCTGTACGGCTGGCGCAAGAATCCCCTGATACAGGGGTGCCGACACTTGTTCGGTCCCGGCCAGATCTCCAGGTTCGCCAGGGAAATGATCGTGCCGCACCACCGCCTGCATTTCGCGGGAGAACACACCCGGCGCATGGACTTCGGGATGGAGGCCGCGCTGGAAAGCGGCGAGCGGGCGGCATTCGAAATTCTTCAGCGCGCATGA
- a CDS encoding nucleoside-binding protein yields MGLLLPACAPSGHALEWSDTELHLQYGQLDVPSFAGGGKAKHLITTGQHAHGWKYGDNFVFLDMLDSRESGFQDFDLYGEWYSNFSLSKIAGRKIGGGLIADIGLVFGINWADDANVVKYLPGIRLSLDLNGFAFANLDITGYIDDSKGVASGGAPRESDSFMVDLSFARPFTLGGQDFSLEGHIEYIGSRENRFGDNVDGWLLAQPQLRWRVTERLWMGIEYQYWMNKLGDGATDENTVQALLVWQF; encoded by the coding sequence ATCGGACTGCTGCTTCCCGCCTGCGCTCCATCAGGCCATGCGTTGGAGTGGAGCGATACCGAACTGCACCTGCAGTACGGGCAGCTCGACGTTCCTTCCTTCGCCGGCGGCGGCAAGGCGAAACATCTGATCACCACCGGGCAGCACGCGCACGGCTGGAAATACGGCGACAACTTCGTCTTTCTGGACATGCTTGACTCGCGGGAGTCCGGCTTCCAGGATTTCGATCTTTACGGCGAGTGGTACTCCAATTTCAGCCTGTCGAAGATTGCGGGCAGAAAAATCGGCGGCGGCCTCATCGCGGACATCGGCCTGGTCTTCGGAATCAACTGGGCCGACGACGCCAACGTCGTCAAGTACCTTCCGGGAATCCGCCTGTCGCTGGACCTGAACGGATTCGCGTTCGCCAACCTGGACATCACCGGGTACATCGACGACAGCAAGGGCGTCGCATCGGGCGGCGCGCCAAGAGAAAGCGATTCGTTCATGGTGGACCTGAGTTTCGCGCGTCCTTTCACGCTGGGCGGACAGGATTTCAGCCTGGAGGGCCACATCGAATACATTGGCAGCCGGGAGAACCGGTTCGGCGACAATGTCGACGGCTGGCTGCTTGCGCAGCCTCAACTACGCTGGAGGGTCACTGAACGATTATGGATGGGAATCGAATATCAATACTGGATGAACAAGCTCGGCGACGGGGCGACCGACGAGAACACCGTGCAGGCCCTGCTGGTATGGCAGTTCTAG
- a CDS encoding PhoH family protein: MNSQAHTREVVLRPADNGALANLCGEFDRHLRQIEQGLDVRISSRGNRFRVRGSKQAISAGAMALTELYRMAAEESLDAARIQACLAECAEGVGSDPATNGSGADGDLPGSRDRGEDEQPVVVTPRIRVRPRGANQRRYVKEIRSRDLTFGIGPAGTGKTWLAVACALESHSAGHVQRIVLVRPAVEAGERLGFLPGDLASKVDPYLRPVYDALYAMLGPERVARWLERGVIEVAPLAYMRGRSLNSSFVILDEGQNTTPEQMKMFLTRFGADSRAVVTGDITQVDLPSDRESGMRHALRILKSVPGIATVYFTARDVVRHALVKKILEAYGATEKS, translated from the coding sequence CTGAATAGCCAGGCACACACCAGGGAGGTCGTCCTCCGACCCGCGGACAATGGCGCGCTGGCCAACCTGTGCGGGGAATTCGACAGGCACCTGCGCCAGATCGAACAGGGCCTGGACGTGCGGATATCAAGCCGGGGCAACCGGTTCCGCGTGCGCGGCTCTAAACAAGCCATCAGCGCGGGCGCCATGGCGCTGACCGAGCTGTATCGCATGGCCGCGGAGGAATCGCTGGACGCGGCACGCATCCAGGCCTGCCTGGCGGAATGCGCCGAAGGCGTCGGCAGCGATCCGGCGACCAACGGCAGCGGCGCCGATGGCGATCTGCCCGGCAGCCGGGACCGCGGCGAGGACGAACAACCGGTGGTCGTCACGCCCCGGATCCGCGTTCGTCCGCGCGGCGCCAATCAGCGCCGCTACGTGAAGGAGATTCGTTCGCGCGATCTGACCTTTGGCATCGGGCCCGCCGGCACCGGCAAAACCTGGCTGGCGGTGGCCTGCGCGCTTGAATCGCACAGCGCCGGACACGTGCAGCGCATCGTTCTGGTGCGTCCGGCCGTGGAGGCCGGCGAGCGGCTGGGTTTCCTGCCCGGCGACCTGGCCAGCAAGGTCGATCCCTACCTGCGGCCGGTTTACGATGCGCTCTACGCGATGCTGGGGCCGGAACGGGTCGCCCGCTGGCTGGAACGCGGCGTGATCGAAGTGGCGCCGCTGGCCTACATGCGCGGCCGATCGCTCAACAGCAGCTTTGTCATACTGGACGAAGGACAGAACACCACGCCGGAGCAGATGAAGATGTTCCTGACCCGGTTCGGCGCCGATTCCCGCGCCGTCGTCACGGGGGACATCACGCAGGTGGACCTGCCCTCCGATCGCGAGAGCGGCATGCGCCACGCGCTGAGGATACTCAAGTCCGTCCCGGGTATTGCGACCGTCTATTTCACCGCGCGCGACGTGGTCCGTCACGCTCTGGTGAAGAAAATTCTCGAGGCCTACGGCGCGACGGAAAAGTCATGA
- the miaB gene encoding tRNA (N6-isopentenyl adenosine(37)-C2)-methylthiotransferase MiaB: MSGKLFIRTFGCQMNEYDSARMADVLRESRGYTLTDKPEEADLVLINTCSVREKPQEKLFSELGRYKALKRKRPEMKIGVGGCVASQEGDAIGKRAPYVDIIFGPQTLHRLPGLLQQSADSSGPVVDIAFPAEEKFAELPAPKTASPVAHLSVMEGCSKYCSFCVVPYTRGEEISRPVADVMAEAIQLERQGVREINLLGQNVNGYRGVAPSGGLEDLAGLIRYVSKLKGIGRLRFTTSHPMEFDGRLIDAYARFDKLPSYLHLPVQSGSDSVLARMKRGYTADEYRDKIARLRRARPGISVASDFIVGFPGETEEEFADTLALVEDIGFDQSFSFMYSPRPGTPAERMEEQVPQDVKLRRLQRLQALITGQARRISAQMVNTTQRILVERPARRGEGLLAGRTGNNRWVNFDGPPALIGRFVDVAITEALPNSLRGRLLPESLAA, translated from the coding sequence ATGAGCGGCAAACTCTTCATACGGACCTTCGGGTGCCAGATGAACGAGTACGACTCCGCTCGCATGGCGGACGTGCTGCGCGAAAGCCGCGGGTACACGCTTACCGACAAACCCGAGGAAGCCGACCTCGTACTGATCAACACCTGCTCGGTCCGCGAGAAACCCCAGGAGAAACTGTTCTCCGAACTCGGCCGCTACAAGGCCCTCAAACGCAAGCGGCCGGAAATGAAGATCGGCGTGGGCGGTTGCGTCGCAAGCCAGGAAGGCGACGCCATAGGCAAGCGCGCGCCCTACGTGGACATCATTTTCGGACCGCAAACGCTGCACCGGCTGCCCGGCCTGCTTCAGCAGTCGGCGGACTCTTCCGGACCGGTAGTGGATATCGCATTTCCCGCTGAAGAAAAATTCGCCGAATTACCGGCGCCGAAGACCGCCTCGCCCGTGGCCCACCTGTCGGTCATGGAGGGCTGTAGCAAGTATTGCTCGTTTTGCGTCGTGCCGTATACGCGCGGCGAGGAGATCTCCAGGCCGGTCGCGGACGTAATGGCCGAGGCGATCCAATTGGAGCGCCAGGGCGTGCGCGAAATCAACCTGCTGGGCCAGAACGTCAACGGCTATCGCGGAGTTGCGCCGTCGGGCGGACTCGAGGACCTCGCCGGGCTGATCCGCTACGTGTCGAAACTGAAGGGCATCGGCAGGTTACGCTTCACGACGTCGCACCCCATGGAATTCGACGGCCGGCTGATCGACGCCTACGCTCGCTTCGACAAGCTGCCCTCCTACCTGCACCTGCCGGTGCAGAGCGGCTCGGACAGCGTGCTGGCCCGCATGAAGCGCGGCTACACGGCGGACGAGTATCGGGACAAGATCGCCCGGCTGCGGCGCGCCCGCCCCGGAATCAGCGTGGCTTCCGACTTCATCGTGGGCTTTCCCGGCGAGACAGAAGAGGAATTCGCCGACACGCTGGCGCTGGTCGAGGACATCGGTTTCGACCAGTCCTTCAGCTTCATGTACAGCCCGCGTCCGGGCACGCCCGCCGAACGGATGGAAGAGCAGGTGCCGCAGGACGTCAAGCTCAGGCGGTTGCAGCGGCTGCAGGCCTTGATTACCGGCCAGGCGCGCCGGATATCCGCGCAAATGGTCAACACTACACAGCGGATTCTCGTCGAGCGCCCGGCACGCCGCGGCGAAGGCCTGCTGGCGGGACGCACGGGCAACAATCGCTGGGTAAACTTTGACGGGCCGCCCGCGTTGATCGGGCGGTTTGTTGACGTTGCGATTACCGAAGCATTGCCGAATTCACTGCGCGGCCGGCTGCTGCCGGAATCCCTTGCGGCCTGA
- the lnt gene encoding apolipoprotein N-acyltransferase: MDCRAGRVPMHGTRARQPCGRPPVRQPQRDTSRRFSSTCANAPIFPGRNPALRFEHSTLPAMSRTIPTGLLAGLLWAAAFCFYPEWTLVRWFIGMTGLILLLSLWSGERAFRNPRAAAAGSFAFGLCAFSAGCYWIYHSVRIVNGGPVALAIALVVLLAAVMGCWYALGGYWAARMQPKRPWMALLFVLPCVLVLTEWLRGWVFTGFPWLSAGYLTAPVFAGRIPAMLASLGGMYLVGLTTAWLAGACLLVWRIAPGPATRAVGLLLLLGGAAGLGQIALPAQDGQSRGQLQARLVQGGIPQERKWLEEEFVPTLDRYERLSFGQPVAGASADPALIIWPEVAVPKTQDFVREYLDDMDRLLRARRGALALGILTQTDAGRYNSLIVLGDGQGTYHKHHLVPFGEFFPVPDAIRDWLLGMNLPASDLVPGPSGQAPLTAGEAVCGVSICYEAAFGSEQRRWVPTAEVLINVSNDGWFGDTVALEQHLDMARVRAMETGRYLLRATGTGITAAVDPGGRIIDRLPKYGPGFLDVSVPRLVGATPYVRYGEWPVVVLCILLGIALPAAVRIREGGSRPKVGRAAFTASEERE; this comes from the coding sequence ATGGACTGTAGGGCTGGCCGGGTTCCGATGCATGGTACAAGGGCTCGACAACCGTGTGGACGGCCACCAGTACGGCAACCGCAAAGAGATACAAGCCGCAGATTTTCTTCAACATGTGCCAATGCCCCCATCTTCCCGGGAAGAAATCCCGCTTTGCGCTTTGAGCATAGCACGCTGCCGGCGATGAGCAGGACGATTCCCACAGGCTTGTTGGCCGGACTGTTGTGGGCGGCGGCGTTCTGCTTCTACCCGGAGTGGACGCTGGTCCGGTGGTTCATCGGCATGACCGGATTGATCCTGCTCCTGTCGCTGTGGTCGGGCGAGCGGGCCTTCAGGAACCCGAGGGCGGCCGCGGCCGGAAGCTTCGCCTTCGGGCTGTGCGCCTTCTCGGCCGGCTGCTACTGGATTTATCACAGCGTGCGCATCGTCAACGGGGGGCCGGTTGCGCTGGCCATCGCGCTGGTCGTACTGCTCGCGGCCGTGATGGGATGCTGGTACGCGCTGGGCGGCTACTGGGCGGCGCGCATGCAGCCGAAACGGCCCTGGATGGCTCTGCTTTTTGTGCTGCCCTGCGTCCTGGTGCTGACCGAGTGGCTCAGGGGGTGGGTTTTCACCGGATTCCCGTGGTTGAGCGCCGGATACCTCACGGCCCCCGTATTCGCCGGCCGGATCCCGGCAATGCTGGCTTCCCTGGGCGGAATGTACCTGGTGGGACTGACGACGGCATGGCTGGCTGGCGCATGTCTGCTTGTCTGGCGCATCGCACCAGGCCCGGCAACGCGGGCTGTGGGCCTGCTCCTGCTGCTTGGCGGCGCCGCGGGGCTGGGGCAGATTGCGCTTCCGGCGCAGGATGGCCAATCGCGGGGCCAACTGCAAGCGAGGCTCGTGCAGGGCGGCATTCCCCAGGAGAGGAAGTGGCTGGAAGAGGAGTTTGTGCCGACCCTTGACCGCTACGAACGGCTGAGCTTCGGACAACCCGTGGCGGGCGCCTCTGCGGACCCGGCGCTGATCATCTGGCCGGAAGTCGCGGTCCCCAAGACGCAGGACTTCGTCCGCGAGTATCTGGATGATATGGACCGTCTGTTGCGCGCGCGTCGGGGCGCCCTTGCGCTTGGGATTCTCACCCAAACCGACGCCGGCCGATACAATTCCCTGATCGTGCTGGGCGACGGCCAGGGGACCTACCACAAGCACCACCTGGTGCCCTTCGGGGAGTTCTTTCCCGTGCCCGATGCGATAAGGGACTGGCTGCTGGGCATGAACCTTCCCGCCAGCGACCTCGTGCCGGGACCGAGCGGCCAGGCGCCGCTCACGGCCGGTGAGGCGGTGTGCGGCGTGAGCATCTGTTACGAGGCGGCTTTCGGTTCGGAGCAGCGAAGATGGGTGCCGACGGCGGAGGTTCTCATCAACGTCAGCAACGACGGCTGGTTCGGCGACACCGTCGCCCTCGAGCAGCATCTGGACATGGCGCGCGTGCGGGCCATGGAAACCGGGCGCTATCTGCTGCGCGCAACCGGCACCGGCATTACCGCGGCGGTCGATCCCGGCGGCCGCATCATCGACCGGCTCCCGAAGTACGGACCCGGTTTCCTGGACGTAAGCGTACCGCGGCTGGTGGGCGCGACGCCCTACGTGCGCTACGGAGAATGGCCCGTGGTTGTCCTGTGCATCTTGCTCGGAATCGCGCTTCCGGCAGCAGTTAGAATCCGCGAGGGGGGCTCCCGGCCGAAGGTTGGGCGGGCGGCGTTCACGGCTTCGGAGGAGCGCGAATGA
- a CDS encoding c-type cytochrome: MRIPGNTGPIAAGTLCAALLCGTAALSLADQDVPARQDAAADETPDPRLLAQGKRLYILCQACHATEADPGDKIGPHLAGIVDRPVASAEGSVYSDALRAQEFVWSEENLDLWLQRPAEMVPGTSMSFAGLPGEELRRALIAYLNTL, from the coding sequence ATGAGAATTCCGGGCAACACGGGGCCGATCGCGGCAGGCACTCTGTGCGCGGCCCTGCTCTGCGGAACCGCCGCCCTGTCGCTGGCCGATCAGGATGTCCCCGCGCGACAGGACGCCGCGGCCGACGAAACTCCGGACCCCCGGCTGCTGGCGCAGGGCAAACGCCTTTACATTCTGTGTCAGGCGTGCCACGCAACGGAGGCGGATCCCGGCGATAAGATCGGTCCGCACCTTGCGGGAATCGTCGATCGGCCGGTGGCGAGCGCGGAGGGATCGGTCTATTCCGATGCCTTGCGGGCCCAGGAATTCGTCTGGAGCGAGGAAAACCTGGACCTTTGGCTGCAGCGGCCGGCGGAAATGGTTCCCGGCACGAGCATGAGCTTTGCGGGTCTTCCCGGGGAAGAACTCCGCCGGGCCCTTATCGCCTACCTGAATACGCTCTAG
- a CDS encoding CBS domain-containing protein: MIEGVLEVSRREVHEVMVQRSSMVVLRLDDSREKLLSTIISSGHSRFPVIGENRDEVVGSLLAKDVLRALTDSPEDTLEIRPLLRPVTLIPETKRLDALLDEFLRGRNHLAVVVDEYGGTAGLLTIEDVLEQIVGEIGDEHDPEQAPELVRQDDGSFLVSAKMRIEEFDEEIGSELDTGEFDTVGGLVIHRLGRLPRRGDSVEAGGWRFEVVSADRRRVKRLRVSPI, from the coding sequence ATGATAGAAGGCGTCTTGGAGGTCTCCCGGCGCGAAGTCCACGAAGTGATGGTGCAGCGTTCCAGCATGGTGGTCCTGCGCCTGGACGACAGCCGCGAGAAGCTCCTGTCCACGATCATCAGTTCCGGCCATTCGCGTTTCCCGGTCATCGGCGAGAACCGCGACGAGGTCGTCGGGAGTCTGCTGGCCAAGGACGTGCTGCGCGCCCTTACGGATTCGCCGGAAGACACGCTGGAAATCAGGCCATTGCTAAGGCCCGTCACGCTGATTCCCGAAACCAAGCGCCTGGACGCCCTGCTGGACGAGTTTCTGCGCGGGCGCAATCATCTCGCCGTGGTCGTGGACGAATACGGCGGGACCGCCGGGCTACTCACGATTGAAGACGTCCTGGAGCAGATCGTGGGCGAGATCGGCGACGAACACGATCCCGAGCAGGCGCCGGAACTGGTGCGGCAGGACGACGGCAGCTTCCTGGTCAGCGCCAAGATGCGCATCGAGGAGTTTGACGAGGAGATCGGCTCGGAGCTGGATACCGGCGAGTTCGATACGGTGGGCGGGCTGGTCATTCACCGCCTGGGCCGATTGCCCCGGCGTGGCGACTCCGTGGAAGCTGGAGGATGGCGCTTCGAGGTCGTCTCAGCCGACCGGCGGAGGGTCAAGCGGCTCCGCGTCAGCCCGATCTGA